The Paraburkholderia sp. ZP32-5 genome includes a window with the following:
- a CDS encoding glycine zipper family protein, which yields MNTLTKYCIVTALAASLSLDGLAQSRPIAYPARGQSPQKQQQDEGACYAWAKSNTGIDPTAVANAPPPPSGPAVGGGERVQGAARGAAGGAVIGAIAGDAGKGAAIGAATGTMVGGSRARQNRRAAAASSQAQTQGAMDTFNRAFGACMEGRGYTIR from the coding sequence GTGAATACCTTGACGAAATACTGCATTGTCACGGCGCTCGCGGCGTCGCTGTCGCTCGACGGCCTCGCGCAATCGCGGCCGATCGCCTACCCGGCCCGCGGACAAAGCCCGCAGAAACAGCAGCAGGACGAAGGCGCGTGCTACGCGTGGGCGAAGAGCAATACCGGCATCGATCCGACCGCGGTGGCCAACGCGCCGCCGCCACCGTCGGGGCCCGCGGTGGGCGGCGGCGAACGCGTTCAGGGCGCCGCGCGCGGCGCGGCCGGCGGCGCGGTCATCGGCGCGATCGCCGGTGACGCGGGCAAGGGCGCGGCGATCGGCGCGGCGACCGGCACGATGGTCGGCGGCTCGCGCGCGCGGCAAAATCGGCGCGCAGCCGCGGCATCGAGTCAGGCACAAACGCAGGGCGCGATGGACACCTTCAATCGCGCGTTCGGCGCGTGCATGGAAGGACGCGGCTATACGATCAGATGA
- a CDS encoding DUF3300 domain-containing protein, whose product MSAMSVVAPGGCRHTIAVRDRKAAPVAARVLGAALLGCCAVLFSASSFAQAPAANAAAAPAPMSAADLDRLVGPIALYPDDLIAIILPGATYPIEIVQADRFLDQRKTNKSLKLNDAWHDPVKALLNYPDVVKKMSTDLDWTTSLGEAVVADQGAVLEAIQRFRRQTQSAGHLKSDDKQVVVVEKEVIKIQPADPQVIYVPQYNPQTVVVASAPVSYGYYPAPYPAYYYPYPPGAALATGLIWGAAITAAWNGGHYETHYGGGGNNNININRETNIDRGDRTVNRGDRNVERGNINTGDVNRGGGRGQGGGTSAWTPDKKPGQVSGVADRSARTQRVGDPPARGSGNLGGGNAGAGAGNAGGGLANRGAGGAGGAGGAGGAGGAGAAGGRPQTNPRNPSASTREQGPRASQTPGGGNAFSGYGSARDTQANSARGAASRQSFSESHGGGARAGGQAGGGFGGGAGRGGGGGGFSRGGGRGGGRR is encoded by the coding sequence ATGTCCGCGATGTCAGTCGTGGCGCCCGGCGGATGCCGGCACACGATAGCGGTTCGGGATCGCAAGGCGGCCCCGGTCGCGGCCCGTGTATTGGGGGCTGCGTTGCTCGGCTGCTGCGCGGTGTTGTTCAGCGCGTCGAGCTTCGCGCAGGCACCCGCGGCGAATGCCGCCGCCGCGCCCGCGCCGATGTCGGCCGCGGATCTGGACCGGCTGGTCGGGCCGATTGCGCTCTATCCGGACGACCTGATCGCGATCATCTTGCCAGGTGCCACTTATCCGATCGAAATCGTCCAGGCCGATCGCTTTCTCGATCAGAGAAAGACTAACAAGTCGCTGAAGCTCAACGACGCCTGGCACGATCCGGTAAAAGCGCTGCTGAACTACCCCGACGTCGTCAAGAAGATGAGCACCGATCTCGACTGGACCACGAGTCTCGGCGAGGCCGTCGTCGCCGATCAGGGCGCGGTGCTCGAAGCGATCCAGCGCTTCCGTCGGCAAACGCAATCGGCGGGCCATCTGAAATCCGACGACAAGCAGGTCGTGGTCGTCGAGAAAGAAGTGATCAAGATCCAGCCGGCCGATCCGCAGGTGATCTACGTGCCGCAGTACAACCCGCAGACGGTGGTCGTCGCCAGTGCGCCGGTGAGCTACGGCTATTATCCGGCGCCTTATCCGGCTTACTACTATCCGTACCCGCCCGGCGCCGCGCTCGCGACGGGGCTGATCTGGGGCGCGGCGATTACCGCCGCGTGGAACGGCGGCCATTACGAAACGCACTACGGCGGCGGTGGCAATAACAACATCAATATCAACCGCGAAACGAACATCGATCGCGGCGACAGAACCGTCAACAGGGGCGACAGGAACGTCGAGCGCGGCAATATCAATACGGGCGACGTCAACCGCGGCGGCGGTCGCGGCCAGGGCGGCGGGACGTCCGCATGGACCCCGGACAAGAAGCCGGGCCAGGTTAGCGGTGTCGCGGATCGCTCGGCGCGCACGCAGCGGGTTGGTGATCCGCCCGCGCGCGGCAGCGGCAATTTGGGTGGCGGTAACGCGGGAGCCGGTGCCGGGAATGCCGGCGGTGGGCTTGCCAATCGCGGTGCGGGTGGAGCGGGTGGTGCAGGCGGTGCGGGTGGCGCAGGTGGCGCGGGCGCGGCCGGCGGACGGCCGCAGACGAACCCGCGCAATCCATCGGCCAGCACGCGCGAGCAGGGGCCGCGTGCATCGCAAACACCCGGCGGCGGCAATGCATTCAGCGGCTATGGTTCCGCACGCGACACCCAGGCGAACAGCGCGCGAGGCGCGGCGAGCCGTCAGTCGTTCTCCGAATCGCATGGCGGTGGCGCGCGCGCCGGCGGGCAGGCCGGTGGCGGATTTGGCGGTGGTGCCGGTCGTGGCGGCGGTGGCGGCGGCTTTTCGCGCGGCGGCGGCCGTGGCGGCGGACGGCGATAG
- a CDS encoding DUF2950 domain-containing protein, which produces MTEHSIIDSLMGSLVGGVTGTVAGVRVRMGSRPGRVESCGLLGLRGLYARLATLTIALGIALIFPPGALAADQRTFATPEDAVAALSDALKNDDEAALVAIFGESHKSVIVSPDHAENEANWSKASAELTAFHALDDAGPNRRILLVGDEAWPMPVPIVKENGSWRFATELGEDELVNRRIGANERAAIEVLQAYLGAQRDYASRPRNHDGLLEYAQKLASTPGRHDGLYWHTNENSDEEESPFGPLVAASSVYLKGHAAGDPYRGYHFRILTKQGKHAPGGAFSYVINGHMLAGFAMVAYPAQYGTSGVMTFVVSNNGVIYQKNRGEHAPPITEFDPDSSWQRVKDPF; this is translated from the coding sequence ATGACGGAGCACAGCATCATCGACAGCTTGATGGGCAGCTTGGTGGGCGGCGTGACTGGCACAGTTGCCGGCGTGCGCGTTCGCATGGGCTCACGGCCAGGTCGCGTCGAATCGTGCGGATTGTTGGGGCTGCGCGGGCTGTACGCACGGCTCGCCACGCTGACCATCGCATTAGGCATCGCGTTGATATTTCCGCCCGGCGCGCTTGCCGCCGATCAACGCACGTTCGCGACACCGGAAGACGCGGTTGCCGCGTTGTCCGACGCGCTGAAAAACGACGACGAAGCGGCGCTCGTTGCGATCTTCGGTGAATCGCACAAGAGCGTGATCGTGTCGCCGGACCACGCTGAAAACGAAGCGAACTGGTCCAAGGCAAGCGCCGAACTGACGGCCTTTCACGCGCTCGACGACGCCGGCCCCAACCGGCGGATTCTGCTGGTCGGCGACGAGGCGTGGCCGATGCCGGTGCCTATCGTCAAGGAAAACGGCAGCTGGCGTTTCGCGACCGAACTCGGTGAAGATGAACTGGTGAATCGCCGTATCGGCGCGAACGAACGCGCGGCCATCGAGGTGCTGCAAGCGTATCTCGGCGCGCAGCGCGACTATGCGTCGCGGCCGCGCAATCACGACGGGCTGCTCGAATACGCGCAGAAGCTGGCCAGCACGCCGGGCAGGCACGATGGTCTCTATTGGCACACGAACGAAAACAGCGACGAAGAGGAGAGTCCGTTCGGGCCGCTGGTCGCCGCCAGCTCCGTCTATCTGAAGGGCCACGCAGCCGGCGATCCGTATCGCGGCTATCACTTCAGAATCCTGACGAAGCAGGGCAAGCATGCGCCGGGCGGCGCGTTTAGCTATGTGATCAACGGACACATGCTGGCCGGCTTCGCGATGGTGGCCTATCCGGCCCAATACGGCACGAGCGGTGTGATGACTTTCGTCGTCAGCAACAATGGCGTGATCTATCAGAAGAACCGTGGCGAGCATGCACCGCCGATCACGGAGTTCGATCCGGACAGCAGTTGGCAGCGCGTCAAGGATCCGTTCTAG
- a CDS encoding SulP family inorganic anion transporter — MSNKSGVTDPATAASSTNARGSRIPFPPARWLRTYEPRWLAKDAVAGVTLAAYGIPVSLAYASLAGLPPQYGVYGYLSGGLAYALFGSSRQLAIGPTSAISMLVGVTVAGMADGDPARWLSIVALTAVLIAIMCAFAWLLRLSSLVNFISETILLGFKAGAALTIALTQLPKLFGVKGGGEAFFARIVVLWQQLPLTNLTVLAFGLVCIALLLAGEKWLPGRPVALAVVAAAIVVLSVTPLASRGFTLVGALPRGLPEFRLPGLRLSDVDGIVPLAFACLLLAYVESVSAARALAQANGYEIDARQELLGLGAANLAAGLFQAYPVAGGLSQSSVNDKAGAKSALALVFASIAIGLCLMFLSGLLANLPNVVLAAIVLVAVKGLVDIAELRRVWRVSRFEFAISMVAFAAVLLLGILKGVIVAVLVSMLLIVRRAAHPHVAVLGRIPGTRSFSDLERHVENEAVPHVLIVRIESSLLYFNVEHVRETIRHRIGIAAEPIGLVICDLSAAPFVDLAGARMLAALHEALCASGTAMKVVGAHAEVRDMLRAAGLEDRVGHIGRLASVADVVDEFQAQAGGAADDGAGDARIAPRPAM, encoded by the coding sequence TTGAGCAACAAATCCGGCGTTACCGATCCGGCGACGGCCGCTTCTTCCACGAATGCGCGCGGCTCGCGCATTCCTTTTCCCCCGGCGCGCTGGCTGCGCACCTACGAGCCGCGCTGGCTCGCGAAAGACGCGGTGGCCGGCGTGACGCTCGCCGCGTACGGTATTCCGGTGTCCCTTGCGTATGCATCGCTCGCTGGTTTGCCGCCGCAATACGGCGTGTACGGCTATCTGTCCGGCGGACTCGCTTACGCGCTATTCGGCTCGTCGCGCCAGCTCGCGATTGGCCCGACCTCGGCGATCTCGATGCTCGTCGGCGTGACGGTCGCCGGGATGGCGGACGGCGATCCGGCGCGCTGGCTGTCGATCGTCGCGTTGACGGCGGTGCTGATCGCGATCATGTGCGCGTTTGCATGGCTGCTGCGGCTCAGTTCACTGGTCAATTTCATCAGCGAGACGATCCTGCTCGGCTTCAAGGCCGGCGCGGCGCTGACGATCGCGTTGACGCAACTGCCCAAACTGTTCGGCGTGAAAGGCGGCGGCGAAGCGTTCTTCGCGCGCATCGTCGTGCTGTGGCAGCAACTTCCGCTGACCAACCTGACGGTGCTTGCGTTCGGCCTCGTTTGCATTGCGTTGCTGCTCGCCGGTGAGAAATGGCTGCCGGGGCGGCCGGTTGCGCTCGCGGTCGTGGCGGCGGCGATCGTCGTGTTGTCGGTTACGCCGCTCGCCAGCCGCGGTTTTACGCTGGTCGGCGCGTTGCCGCGAGGGCTGCCCGAATTCCGCTTGCCGGGGTTGCGGCTAAGCGATGTCGACGGCATTGTGCCGCTTGCGTTCGCGTGTTTGCTGCTCGCGTACGTGGAAAGCGTGTCGGCCGCGCGTGCGCTCGCGCAGGCCAACGGCTACGAGATCGACGCCCGTCAGGAACTGCTCGGTTTAGGCGCGGCCAATCTCGCGGCCGGGCTGTTTCAGGCCTATCCGGTCGCGGGTGGGCTGTCGCAATCGTCGGTGAACGACAAGGCCGGCGCGAAGAGCGCTTTGGCGCTCGTGTTCGCATCGATCGCGATCGGGCTGTGTCTGATGTTCCTGTCCGGGCTGCTCGCGAATCTGCCGAACGTCGTGCTCGCCGCGATCGTGCTGGTGGCCGTGAAGGGGCTCGTCGACATCGCCGAGTTGCGGCGTGTCTGGCGCGTGAGCCGCTTCGAATTCGCGATCTCGATGGTTGCGTTCGCGGCGGTGCTGCTGCTGGGCATCCTGAAGGGCGTGATCGTCGCGGTGCTGGTCTCGATGCTGCTGATCGTGCGGCGCGCCGCGCATCCGCATGTGGCGGTGCTCGGACGTATCCCCGGCACGCGTTCTTTCTCGGATCTCGAACGTCATGTCGAGAACGAGGCCGTGCCGCACGTGCTGATCGTGCGTATCGAGTCGTCACTGCTTTACTTCAACGTCGAACACGTGCGCGAGACGATCCGGCACAGGATCGGTATCGCGGCGGAGCCGATCGGGCTCGTGATCTGCGATCTGTCCGCGGCGCCGTTCGTCGACCTCGCGGGCGCGCGCATGCTCGCAGCCCTGCATGAAGCGCTGTGCGCATCCGGCACCGCGATGAAAGTCGTCGGCGCGCATGCGGAGGTGCGCGACATGCTGCGCGCCGCGGGTCTCGAGGATCGTGTCGGCCACATCGGCCGCCTTGCTTCGGTGGCGGACGTCGTCGACGAATTCCAGGCACAGGCAGGTGGCGCGGCCGATGATGGTGCCGGCGACGCGCGGATCGCGCCGCGCCCCGCTATGTAG
- a CDS encoding RT0821/Lpp0805 family surface protein yields MSFELHPARRVLRVLRVLSPCFAGLALAAGAASSYATNLNFLNNTPITYMRDADRQALNAAAQKALETGKDGETFQWSNAGTGNPVQIGGTVTPRDVTKEGGQTCRQVTLVANAKGQTQTWTPTACKTGNGLWKILRQ; encoded by the coding sequence ATGTCATTCGAACTCCATCCAGCGCGACGTGTGTTGCGTGTTTTACGTGTGTTGTCCCCGTGTTTCGCCGGTCTCGCGCTTGCGGCCGGCGCGGCGTCGAGTTACGCGACCAACCTGAATTTTCTGAACAACACGCCCATCACCTATATGCGCGATGCCGATCGTCAGGCGCTTAACGCGGCGGCCCAGAAGGCGCTCGAAACCGGCAAGGATGGCGAAACATTCCAGTGGAGCAATGCGGGCACCGGCAATCCGGTGCAGATCGGCGGCACCGTGACGCCGCGCGATGTGACGAAAGAAGGCGGGCAGACCTGCCGTCAGGTGACGCTCGTCGCGAACGCGAAAGGCCAGACGCAGACCTGGACGCCGACCGCGTGCAAAACCGGCAACGGCCTGTGGAAGATCCTGCGGCAATGA
- the aspT gene encoding aspartate-alanine antiporter, which translates to MAWLVTTLRQYPEIAIFLSLGIGYWIGGKSYKGFSLGAVTATLLVAIAIGQLHITVSPNVKSVFFLIFLFAVGYGVGPQFVRGLAKDGLPQALFAAVQALLSLGAVVLVAKLAGYDLGSAAGIFAGSQTISASMGLASDAINRLALPADQTKELLNAMPTAYAVSYIFGTIGSAVILATLGPRLLRIDLVAACKEYEATLGGSKEMGGEGQAWHRYELRAFRILADAPACGKTVSAVEALQPANTRLFIERIRRGGSISEATLDMTLQADDVVAIAGPRDQLVSVLGGSGPNGDDSGDSAVAVRRARVVEVDDPELLAVPAEGVDVYVTSKIVDGKTLQELAGMPLARGVFLRKIKRGPTETQIPILPSTKLHRGDTITIVGRTQDTTAAAKVLGVLDRATNVTDVAFVALAITVGALVGAIVINVAGIPITLSTAGGALIAGLVFGWLRAIHPTFGRIPEPTVWFMNSVGLNVFIAVIGLTAGPGFVSGLQHLGVGLFLWGIVATSLPLIFGMLIARYVFHFHPAILLGVCAGSRTTTAALGMICDAAKSQIPGLGYTVTYAVGNTLLTIWGMVVVMILA; encoded by the coding sequence ATGGCATGGCTAGTCACAACGCTACGGCAGTATCCCGAGATCGCGATATTTCTGTCGCTCGGGATCGGTTATTGGATCGGCGGCAAAAGCTATAAGGGTTTCAGTCTCGGCGCGGTCACGGCGACACTGCTGGTGGCTATCGCAATCGGGCAGTTGCACATCACGGTGTCGCCGAACGTCAAGTCGGTGTTCTTTCTGATCTTCCTGTTCGCAGTCGGCTATGGCGTCGGCCCGCAGTTCGTGCGCGGTCTTGCGAAAGACGGCTTGCCGCAGGCGCTATTCGCGGCCGTGCAGGCGTTGCTGTCGCTCGGCGCGGTCGTGCTGGTCGCGAAGCTCGCGGGCTACGACCTCGGCTCGGCGGCCGGTATCTTCGCCGGCTCGCAGACCATCTCGGCGTCGATGGGGCTCGCCTCGGACGCGATCAACCGCCTCGCGCTGCCGGCCGATCAAACCAAAGAACTGCTCAACGCGATGCCGACCGCGTACGCGGTGTCCTACATCTTCGGCACTATCGGCTCCGCGGTGATTCTCGCGACGCTCGGGCCGCGGCTGCTGCGCATCGATCTGGTTGCCGCATGCAAGGAATACGAAGCGACGCTCGGCGGCAGCAAGGAAATGGGCGGCGAGGGCCAGGCATGGCATCGCTACGAACTGCGCGCGTTTCGGATACTCGCCGATGCTCCGGCTTGCGGCAAAACGGTCAGCGCGGTCGAAGCGCTACAGCCGGCGAATACCCGGCTTTTTATCGAACGCATCCGGCGCGGCGGCTCGATTTCCGAGGCCACGCTCGATATGACGTTGCAGGCCGACGACGTGGTCGCGATCGCGGGCCCGCGCGACCAGTTGGTATCGGTGCTCGGCGGCAGCGGTCCGAACGGCGATGACAGCGGTGATAGCGCGGTCGCGGTGCGGCGCGCGCGCGTGGTGGAGGTCGACGATCCCGAACTGCTGGCGGTGCCGGCCGAAGGCGTGGATGTCTATGTGACGAGCAAGATCGTCGACGGCAAGACCTTGCAGGAACTGGCCGGCATGCCGCTCGCGCGCGGCGTCTTTCTCAGAAAGATCAAACGCGGACCGACCGAAACGCAGATTCCGATCCTGCCGAGTACCAAACTGCACCGCGGCGACACGATCACGATCGTCGGCCGCACGCAGGACACGACGGCGGCCGCGAAAGTACTCGGCGTACTGGATCGCGCAACCAATGTGACGGATGTCGCGTTCGTCGCGCTCGCGATCACCGTCGGCGCGCTGGTCGGCGCGATCGTGATCAACGTCGCGGGTATTCCGATCACGCTGTCGACCGCCGGCGGCGCACTGATCGCAGGTCTGGTGTTCGGCTGGCTGCGCGCGATTCACCCAACGTTTGGCCGCATTCCGGAGCCCACCGTGTGGTTCATGAACTCGGTCGGCCTGAACGTGTTCATCGCGGTGATCGGTCTGACCGCGGGTCCGGGCTTCGTCTCCGGCTTGCAGCACCTCGGTGTCGGGCTATTCCTGTGGGGCATCGTCGCGACCTCGCTGCCGCTGATCTTCGGGATGTTGATCGCGCGCTATGTGTTCCATTTCCATCCGGCGATTCTGCTCGGCGTCTGCGCGGGTTCGAGAACGACGACGGCGGCGCTCGGGATGATCTGCGACGCGGCGAAAAGCCAGATTCCCGGACTCGGCTATACGGTGACCTACGCGGTCGGCAATACGCTGCTGACGATCTGGGGAATGGTGGTCGTGATGATTCTGGCTTGA
- a CDS encoding bifunctional aspartate transaminase/aspartate 4-decarboxylase, with protein sequence MNKRDKQDKGDVDKAAKLAALSPFELKDELIKAAGGGAVERAANLAMLNAGRGNPNFLATEPRHGFWQLGLFAMREAERSFAYMPEGLGGFPKREGLTERFELFLRGNKGVPGIAFLASAVSYVRDQLGLSATDFLYEMCEGILASNYPVPDRMLKLSEVIVGQYLRREMIGKHPFIGEFDIFAVEGGTAAMTYIFNTMRQNHLIKAGDTIALGMPIFTPYIEIPALNDYRLKVVHVNADVEKNWQYSNKELDKLRDPAVKAFFLVNPSNPPSVRISDESLAYVADIVKERPDLILLTDDVYGTFADDFVSLFAMAPKNTILVYSYSKYFGATGWRLGTICTHRDNIFDRLIGELPKDVKKELHHRYESITTEPDKLKFIDRLVADSRTVALNHTAGLSTPQQVQMVLFSLFSLMDTPDAYKNALKRLIRHRKRALYEGMGISSGGSDVNQVDYYTILDMEYLGERAYGREFVDWLLKNTEPSELLFRLAREARVVVLPGRGFGTQHPSGRVSLANLNESDYRKIGQAMRALLSDYVDRYNAATGSKLDRDKTL encoded by the coding sequence ATGAACAAGCGGGACAAGCAGGATAAAGGCGATGTCGATAAGGCGGCCAAGCTGGCGGCCCTCAGTCCGTTCGAACTGAAGGACGAACTGATCAAGGCGGCGGGCGGCGGTGCGGTCGAGCGGGCCGCGAACCTCGCGATGCTCAACGCCGGGCGCGGCAATCCGAATTTTCTCGCGACCGAGCCGCGTCACGGGTTCTGGCAACTGGGGCTGTTTGCGATGCGCGAGGCGGAGCGCTCGTTCGCGTATATGCCGGAAGGGCTCGGCGGCTTCCCGAAACGCGAGGGGCTGACCGAGCGCTTCGAACTGTTTTTGCGCGGCAACAAGGGCGTGCCGGGCATTGCCTTTCTGGCGAGCGCGGTGTCGTACGTGCGCGATCAGCTTGGCCTTTCCGCGACCGATTTTCTGTATGAAATGTGCGAGGGCATTCTGGCGTCGAACTATCCGGTGCCCGACCGGATGCTGAAGCTCTCCGAAGTGATCGTCGGACAGTATCTGCGTCGCGAGATGATCGGCAAGCATCCGTTCATCGGCGAATTCGATATCTTCGCGGTTGAAGGCGGCACCGCCGCAATGACCTATATCTTCAACACGATGCGCCAGAATCACTTGATCAAGGCCGGCGACACGATCGCGCTCGGCATGCCGATCTTCACACCGTACATCGAGATTCCGGCGCTAAACGACTACCGGTTGAAAGTCGTGCACGTGAATGCCGACGTCGAAAAAAACTGGCAGTACTCGAACAAGGAACTCGACAAGCTGCGCGATCCGGCGGTCAAGGCATTCTTTCTCGTCAATCCGAGCAATCCGCCGTCGGTGCGCATCAGCGACGAGAGCCTCGCTTATGTCGCCGACATCGTCAAGGAGCGTCCCGATCTGATCCTGCTGACCGACGACGTGTACGGCACCTTCGCCGACGATTTCGTGTCGCTGTTCGCGATGGCACCGAAGAATACGATTCTCGTGTACTCGTATTCGAAGTACTTCGGCGCGACCGGCTGGCGCCTCGGCACGATCTGCACGCATCGCGACAATATCTTCGACCGCCTGATCGGCGAGTTGCCGAAAGACGTGAAGAAGGAACTGCATCATCGTTACGAGTCGATCACGACCGAGCCGGACAAGCTGAAGTTTATCGACCGCCTGGTTGCCGATAGCCGTACCGTCGCGCTGAATCACACGGCCGGACTGTCGACGCCGCAGCAAGTGCAGATGGTGTTGTTCTCGCTGTTTTCGCTGATGGACACGCCCGACGCGTACAAGAATGCGCTGAAGCGTCTGATTCGCCATCGCAAACGCGCGCTCTACGAGGGCATGGGCATTTCGTCCGGCGGCAGCGACGTCAATCAGGTCGACTACTACACGATTCTCGATATGGAATATCTCGGCGAACGCGCCTACGGCCGCGAATTCGTCGACTGGCTATTGAAGAATACCGAGCCGTCCGAACTGCTCTTCAGGCTCGCGCGCGAAGCCCGCGTGGTGGTGTTGCCCGGGCGTGGTTTCGGCACTCAGCATCCGTCCGGGCGCGTATCGCTCGCGAATCTGAACGAGTCCGACTACCGCAAGATCGGTCAGGCGATGCGCGCGCTGCTGAGCGATTACGTGGATCGCTACAACGCGGCGACCGGCAGCAAACTCGACAGAGACAAAACCCTGTAG
- a CDS encoding glutamate decarboxylase has product MTIPIDKVTPYDEFNYPIPENEFPKDGMSAKAAAAVVISSEWTDANPMLNMSSFVTTWAEPEAAETAKRNIFKNYIDHDMYPQVFAMETRMVKWLHQLWNGPKDVEPYGTATVGSSEACMLGGLAHKWNWRKQREAQGKDSSRPNMVTGGNVQIVWKKFFRYFDVEPRIVPLSPGNYRLTAEHLDKFVDENTIAVVAIAGQTFTGEDDDIQGIHDWLDDYEKRTGISIPMHIDGASGGFVNPFLYPDYKWDFRLPRVQSINASGHKYGLVPPGLGWVIFRERKVFNEELVFYVNYLGGEMPTATLNFSRNAFQVAVQYYMFLRQGFEGYRRIMQHTLDNAIALRGVLVDSGYFTMMNETQRIPVVAVTLDSKVKRFNEFDVSNKVREKGWVLSAYSMPPNAETVNSLRVVVRPHVNHNVAMLLANDIVTACQYLDKHGGNAAPPELHTHASGQASPTKC; this is encoded by the coding sequence ATGACGATCCCAATCGACAAAGTTACGCCGTACGACGAATTCAACTATCCGATTCCGGAGAATGAGTTTCCGAAAGACGGGATGTCCGCGAAAGCCGCGGCGGCTGTTGTGATCAGCTCCGAATGGACCGACGCGAATCCGATGCTGAACATGTCGTCGTTCGTCACGACGTGGGCCGAGCCAGAGGCGGCGGAGACCGCGAAGCGCAATATCTTCAAGAACTATATCGACCATGACATGTACCCGCAGGTGTTCGCGATGGAAACACGCATGGTCAAGTGGCTGCATCAGCTATGGAACGGTCCGAAGGATGTGGAGCCGTACGGCACCGCCACGGTCGGCTCGTCCGAAGCGTGCATGCTCGGCGGTCTCGCGCACAAGTGGAACTGGCGCAAACAGCGCGAGGCGCAGGGCAAAGATTCGAGCCGGCCGAATATGGTGACGGGCGGCAACGTGCAGATCGTGTGGAAGAAGTTCTTTCGCTATTTCGACGTCGAGCCGCGCATCGTGCCGTTGAGTCCCGGCAACTACCGGCTGACAGCCGAGCATCTCGACAAGTTCGTCGACGAGAACACGATTGCGGTGGTCGCGATTGCAGGACAGACCTTCACCGGCGAAGACGACGATATCCAGGGCATTCACGACTGGCTCGACGACTACGAAAAACGCACCGGCATTTCGATTCCGATGCATATCGACGGCGCGTCGGGCGGATTCGTCAATCCGTTCCTGTATCCCGACTACAAATGGGATTTCCGGCTGCCGCGCGTGCAATCGATCAACGCTTCTGGGCACAAATACGGACTGGTTCCGCCGGGACTCGGCTGGGTTATTTTCCGCGAGCGCAAGGTGTTCAACGAAGAGCTGGTTTTCTACGTGAATTATCTCGGCGGCGAAATGCCGACGGCGACGCTGAACTTCAGCCGCAACGCGTTTCAGGTGGCCGTGCAGTACTACATGTTTCTCAGGCAGGGCTTCGAAGGCTATCGGCGCATCATGCAGCACACGCTCGACAATGCGATCGCGTTGCGCGGCGTGCTGGTCGACAGCGGCTACTTCACGATGATGAACGAAACGCAGCGTATTCCGGTGGTGGCGGTGACGCTCGATAGCAAGGTCAAGAGGTTCAACGAGTTCGACGTGTCGAATAAGGTGCGTGAGAAGGGCTGGGTGCTGTCCGCGTATTCAATGCCGCCGAACGCCGAAACGGTGAATAGCCTCAGAGTCGTCGTGAGGCCGCACGTGAACCACAATGTCGCGATGCTGCTTGCCAACGATATCGTGACCGCATGCCAATACCTCGATAAACATGGCGGTAATGCGGCGCCGCCGGAATTGCATACGCATGCGTCGGGGCAAGCGTCGCCGACTAAATGCTGA